A single genomic interval of Pyrus communis chromosome 7, drPyrComm1.1, whole genome shotgun sequence harbors:
- the LOC137740631 gene encoding uncharacterized protein, with product MAIQEGLTDEENAKLRLQELEALDERRLEAQQHLECYQARLSKAFNKKVRPRSFQVGDLMLALRRPIIITHKTKSKFTSKWDGPYIIQEVHTNGAYLIMAEDGLKIGPINYRFLKRYYP from the coding sequence atggctatacaagaaggcttgactgatgaagaaaatgcaaagttgcgccttcaagagttggaagcacTGGATgaaagaaggctcgaagctcaacaacacttggaatgctaccaagcacggttatccaaggcattcaacaaaaaagtccgcccaaggtctttccaagtaGGAGATCTCATGCTGGCATTGCGTAGACCTATCATCATaactcacaagacaaaaagcaagttcacatcaaagtgggacgGACCCTACATAATACAAGAGGTCCACACCAACGGCGCCTACTTAATTATGGCAGAAGACGgcttgaagatcggccccatcaactacagatttttgaagcgctactacccttAA